In a single window of the Salmo trutta chromosome 23, fSalTru1.1, whole genome shotgun sequence genome:
- the LOC115159243 gene encoding vesicle-associated membrane protein 714 isoform X1: MHFWVVGSSIEFSETSSVWSSVSKVHTIGWVRELLPNYIIANVIPCAGHNVFVLTIRFRYHILSEGGVSYVCVTELSYESRRAHEFLNQICSFFANSPLIKKAPFAQPYEFSSDLHQVLGQLMADYSSQQPASSKLDSVQGQVNEVKVILKDNINKVLERGERLDDLVDKTHDLQATADSFQRTSTRVARKYWWKNAKMMIIIGVIVLIILILIILFATGVIPS; this comes from the exons ATGCATTTCTGGGTTGTAGGAAGCAGCATTGAGTTTTCTGAGACCTCTTCCGTTTGGAGCTCTGTATCGAAGGTCCATACAATTGGATGGGTGAGAGAGCTATTACCAAACTACATCATAGCAAATGTAATTCCATGTGCTGGCCATAATGTGTTTGTTTTAACAATCAGGTTCAGATACCACATCCTGTCAGAGGGTGGAGTGTCCTACGTCTGTGTCACAGAGCTCAGCTATGAGTCCAGGAGGGCCCATGAATTCCTTAACCAG ATCTGCAGTTTCTTTGCTAACAGCCCCCTGATAAAGAAAGCGCCCTTTGCCCAGCCGTATGAATTCAGCTCCGACCTGCATCAGGTGCTTGGACAGCTGATG gctgacTACAGTTCTCAACAGCCAGCCTCCTCTAAGCTGGACTCGGTGCAGGGCCAAGTCAACGAAGTCAAAGTTATACTCAAAGACAACATTAACAAAGtgctggagaggggagagaggttagATGACTTGGTTGACAAGACACATGACCTACAAGCAACC GCAGACTCCTTTCAGAGGACATCCACGCGGGTAGCCCGGAAGTACTGGTGGAAGAACGCCAAGATGATGATCATCATCGGAGTGATCGTTCtgatcatcctcatcctcatcatcctgTTTGCTACAGGTGTCATCCCCAGTTAA
- the LOC115159243 gene encoding vesicle-associated membrane protein 8 isoform X4, which yields MPIVYCCVERSNIILADLALRGGRFQEAALSFLRPLPFGALYRRSIQLDGFRYHILSEGGVSYVCVTELSYESRRAHEFLNQADYSSQQPASSKLDSVQGQVNEVKVILKDNINKVLERGERLDDLVDKTHDLQATADSFQRTSTRVARKYWWKNAKMMIIIGVIVLIILILIILFATGVIPS from the exons ATGCCAATAGTGTACTGCTGTGTAGAAAGAAGCAACATCATCCTTGCTGATCTTGCTCTCAGAGGTGGAAGGTTTCAG GAAGCAGCATTGAGTTTTCTGAGACCTCTTCCGTTTGGAGCTCTGTATCGAAGGTCCATACAATTGGATGG GTTCAGATACCACATCCTGTCAGAGGGTGGAGTGTCCTACGTCTGTGTCACAGAGCTCAGCTATGAGTCCAGGAGGGCCCATGAATTCCTTAACCAG gctgacTACAGTTCTCAACAGCCAGCCTCCTCTAAGCTGGACTCGGTGCAGGGCCAAGTCAACGAAGTCAAAGTTATACTCAAAGACAACATTAACAAAGtgctggagaggggagagaggttagATGACTTGGTTGACAAGACACATGACCTACAAGCAACC GCAGACTCCTTTCAGAGGACATCCACGCGGGTAGCCCGGAAGTACTGGTGGAAGAACGCCAAGATGATGATCATCATCGGAGTGATCGTTCtgatcatcctcatcctcatcatcctgTTTGCTACAGGTGTCATCCCCAGTTAA
- the LOC115159243 gene encoding vesicle-associated membrane protein 8 isoform X3, which produces MHFWVVGSSIEFSETSSVWSSVSKVHTIGWVRELLPNYIIANVIPCAGHNVFVLTIRFRYHILSEGGVSYVCVTELSYESRRAHEFLNQADYSSQQPASSKLDSVQGQVNEVKVILKDNINKVLERGERLDDLVDKTHDLQATADSFQRTSTRVARKYWWKNAKMMIIIGVIVLIILILIILFATGVIPS; this is translated from the exons ATGCATTTCTGGGTTGTAGGAAGCAGCATTGAGTTTTCTGAGACCTCTTCCGTTTGGAGCTCTGTATCGAAGGTCCATACAATTGGATGGGTGAGAGAGCTATTACCAAACTACATCATAGCAAATGTAATTCCATGTGCTGGCCATAATGTGTTTGTTTTAACAATCAGGTTCAGATACCACATCCTGTCAGAGGGTGGAGTGTCCTACGTCTGTGTCACAGAGCTCAGCTATGAGTCCAGGAGGGCCCATGAATTCCTTAACCAG gctgacTACAGTTCTCAACAGCCAGCCTCCTCTAAGCTGGACTCGGTGCAGGGCCAAGTCAACGAAGTCAAAGTTATACTCAAAGACAACATTAACAAAGtgctggagaggggagagaggttagATGACTTGGTTGACAAGACACATGACCTACAAGCAACC GCAGACTCCTTTCAGAGGACATCCACGCGGGTAGCCCGGAAGTACTGGTGGAAGAACGCCAAGATGATGATCATCATCGGAGTGATCGTTCtgatcatcctcatcctcatcatcctgTTTGCTACAGGTGTCATCCCCAGTTAA
- the LOC115159243 gene encoding vesicle-associated membrane protein 7 isoform X2, giving the protein MPIVYCCVERSNIILADLALRGGRFQEAALSFLRPLPFGALYRRSIQLDGFRYHILSEGGVSYVCVTELSYESRRAHEFLNQICSFFANSPLIKKAPFAQPYEFSSDLHQVLGQLMADYSSQQPASSKLDSVQGQVNEVKVILKDNINKVLERGERLDDLVDKTHDLQATADSFQRTSTRVARKYWWKNAKMMIIIGVIVLIILILIILFATGVIPS; this is encoded by the exons ATGCCAATAGTGTACTGCTGTGTAGAAAGAAGCAACATCATCCTTGCTGATCTTGCTCTCAGAGGTGGAAGGTTTCAG GAAGCAGCATTGAGTTTTCTGAGACCTCTTCCGTTTGGAGCTCTGTATCGAAGGTCCATACAATTGGATGG GTTCAGATACCACATCCTGTCAGAGGGTGGAGTGTCCTACGTCTGTGTCACAGAGCTCAGCTATGAGTCCAGGAGGGCCCATGAATTCCTTAACCAG ATCTGCAGTTTCTTTGCTAACAGCCCCCTGATAAAGAAAGCGCCCTTTGCCCAGCCGTATGAATTCAGCTCCGACCTGCATCAGGTGCTTGGACAGCTGATG gctgacTACAGTTCTCAACAGCCAGCCTCCTCTAAGCTGGACTCGGTGCAGGGCCAAGTCAACGAAGTCAAAGTTATACTCAAAGACAACATTAACAAAGtgctggagaggggagagaggttagATGACTTGGTTGACAAGACACATGACCTACAAGCAACC GCAGACTCCTTTCAGAGGACATCCACGCGGGTAGCCCGGAAGTACTGGTGGAAGAACGCCAAGATGATGATCATCATCGGAGTGATCGTTCtgatcatcctcatcctcatcatcctgTTTGCTACAGGTGTCATCCCCAGTTAA
- the LOC115159243 gene encoding vesicle-associated membrane protein 8 isoform X5, with the protein MADYSSQQPASSKLDSVQGQVNEVKVILKDNINKVLERGERLDDLVDKTHDLQATADSFQRTSTRVARKYWWKNAKMMIIIGVIVLIILILIILFATGVIPS; encoded by the exons ATG gctgacTACAGTTCTCAACAGCCAGCCTCCTCTAAGCTGGACTCGGTGCAGGGCCAAGTCAACGAAGTCAAAGTTATACTCAAAGACAACATTAACAAAGtgctggagaggggagagaggttagATGACTTGGTTGACAAGACACATGACCTACAAGCAACC GCAGACTCCTTTCAGAGGACATCCACGCGGGTAGCCCGGAAGTACTGGTGGAAGAACGCCAAGATGATGATCATCATCGGAGTGATCGTTCtgatcatcctcatcctcatcatcctgTTTGCTACAGGTGTCATCCCCAGTTAA